A stretch of Campylobacter volucris DNA encodes these proteins:
- a CDS encoding proline--tRNA ligase, whose product MKFSKFYAVSSKENPKDASLPSHIFLVRGSFVEQIGSGLYNFLPLGKRVLDKIKDIIKEEMDKAGALEVSLSFNTPASLWKESGRFNVFGKELLRFKDRKENDFVLGPTHEEAMVALIRNKITSYKQLPLHLYQIGLKFRDEARPRFGLLRCREFLMKDGYSFHANDEDLDREFNLMYETYSKILTRLGLDFRAVEADSGAIGGSGSKEFMVLAKNGEDDILLCEYCDYAANIEAAKRTKRTCKDERPQADFATQFHTPNIKTIEDLAIFFKINPYYTIKAVVKKAIYENEEKIVVFFIRGDDELQETKALNAANALELVDANEDDLQKANLVSGFIGFVNLQGVDFYLDKELENETDMIIGANKKDYHLIGINVVNLNKERFKDLCAVKEGDLCPKCQHKLKQSKGIEVGHIFKLGKKYSQAMNANYLDENGKAQFFTMGCYGMGVSRLVAVAIEASHDEKGCIWNKTLAPFVLDIIISNIKDEKANEFADKIYQHFKDKEILLDDRNERFGVKINDFELMGFPYALIIGKGLEKDEVEIINRANLEKQILKTNEVISYLEKIL is encoded by the coding sequence ATGAAATTTAGTAAATTTTATGCTGTTAGCTCAAAAGAAAATCCAAAAGATGCAAGTTTGCCAAGTCATATTTTCTTAGTTAGAGGTTCTTTTGTAGAGCAAATTGGTAGCGGTTTGTATAATTTTTTACCACTAGGTAAAAGGGTGCTAGATAAAATCAAAGACATCATTAAAGAAGAGATGGATAAAGCAGGGGCTTTAGAAGTAAGCTTAAGTTTTAATACTCCAGCTAGTCTTTGGAAAGAAAGTGGAAGGTTTAATGTCTTTGGAAAAGAACTTTTAAGATTTAAAGATAGAAAAGAAAATGATTTTGTCTTAGGACCAACGCACGAAGAAGCTATGGTAGCTTTAATTAGAAATAAAATCACATCTTATAAACAACTTCCTTTACATTTATATCAAATAGGGCTTAAATTTAGAGATGAAGCTAGACCAAGATTTGGACTTTTAAGATGTAGAGAATTTTTGATGAAAGATGGCTATAGTTTTCATGCAAATGATGAAGACTTAGATAGAGAATTTAATCTAATGTATGAAACTTATAGCAAGATTTTAACAAGATTAGGGCTTGATTTTAGAGCAGTTGAAGCAGATAGTGGGGCTATTGGGGGAAGTGGCTCTAAAGAATTTATGGTATTAGCCAAAAATGGTGAAGATGATATTTTATTATGCGAATATTGTGATTATGCAGCCAACATAGAAGCAGCAAAAAGAACCAAAAGAACTTGTAAAGATGAAAGACCACAAGCAGATTTTGCTACGCAATTTCATACTCCAAATATTAAAACCATAGAAGATTTAGCAATTTTTTTCAAAATCAATCCTTACTATACCATTAAAGCAGTAGTGAAAAAAGCTATTTATGAAAATGAAGAAAAAATTGTCGTTTTTTTCATAAGAGGTGATGATGAATTACAAGAAACCAAAGCCTTAAATGCAGCTAATGCTTTAGAATTAGTTGATGCAAATGAAGATGATTTACAAAAAGCAAATTTAGTATCTGGCTTTATAGGCTTTGTAAATTTACAAGGTGTTGATTTTTATCTTGATAAAGAATTAGAAAATGAAACAGATATGATTATTGGCGCTAATAAAAAAGATTACCATCTAATAGGAATTAATGTAGTCAATTTAAACAAAGAACGCTTTAAAGATTTATGCGCGGTTAAAGAGGGCGATCTTTGTCCAAAATGTCAGCATAAACTTAAGCAAAGCAAAGGTATAGAAGTAGGTCATATTTTTAAACTTGGTAAAAAATATTCTCAAGCTATGAACGCAAATTATTTAGATGAAAATGGAAAAGCGCAATTTTTCACCATGGGTTGTTATGGTATGGGTGTTAGTCGCTTGGTTGCTGTTGCGATTGAAGCAAGTCATGATGAAAAAGGTTGTATTTGGAATAAAACCTTAGCACCTTTTGTGCTTGATATTATTATTTCTAATATAAAAGATGAAAAAGCAAACGAATTTGCAGATAAAATTTATCAGCATTTTAAAGACAAAGAAATTTTGCTTGATGATAGAAATGAACGCTTTGGAGTAAAAATTAACGACTTTGAGCTTATGGGCTTTCCATATGCTTTGATCATTGGAAAAGGTTTGGAAAAAGATGAAGTTGAAATCATCAATAGAGCAAATTTAGAAAAACAAATTTTAAAAACTAATGAAGTAATTTCATATTTAGAGAAAATTTTATGA
- a CDS encoding FlaG family protein: MDISGIQRDGSAHFSTNTKSIEKVSKENKEQVDLNNQDENLNEKLKDAIEKLNKQMGTLETNIRFGYNDKINSMYVDVTERDSGKLIRKIPSEEVMKLIEHFKGVIGTIFDKES; encoded by the coding sequence ATGGACATTAGTGGCATTCAAAGAGATGGCTCAGCGCATTTTAGCACCAATACTAAAAGCATAGAAAAAGTCTCTAAAGAAAACAAAGAACAAGTAGATTTAAATAATCAAGATGAGAATTTAAATGAAAAATTAAAAGATGCTATAGAAAAGCTGAACAAACAAATGGGAACATTAGAAACCAATATACGATTTGGTTACAATGATAAAATAAATTCCATGTATGTCGATGTTACAGAACGCGATAGTGGAAAATTAATACGCAAGATTCCTAGCGAAGAAGTGATGAAACTCATAGAGCACTTCAAAGGTGTGATAGGAACTATATTTGATAAGGAGAGCTAA
- a CDS encoding DUF2018 family protein — MDIFDEMFAKTPKEKFIETIKHANTGALEKVLDQLLADHIAMIELLEKNNLNENDVASFQMENALLIDERKNDFYIGISAQILGHEG; from the coding sequence ATGGATATTTTTGATGAGATGTTTGCAAAAACTCCTAAAGAAAAATTTATAGAAACTATTAAACACGCTAATACTGGAGCATTGGAAAAGGTTTTAGATCAATTATTAGCAGATCATATAGCTATGATTGAACTTTTAGAAAAAAACAATCTCAATGAAAACGATGTTGCTTCTTTTCAAATGGAAAATGCTTTATTGATAGATGAGAGAAAAAATGATTTTTATATAGGCATTAGTGCTCAAATTTTAGGACATGAAGGTTAA
- the hemA gene encoding glutamyl-tRNA reductase has product MYYCISFTHKNTDISTREKLSFSNEDKKREFLRLIHSNNKILESLVLSTCNRVEIFLFLGDSEGINEYILNALCLLCNVNKDDLSSKADFYEDSGAIHHLFSVASSLDSLVIGETQIAGQLKDAYKFSLQEQRCGVNITRAVHYAFKCAANVRNQTEISKNPISVASVAVSKAKELINLEGKTAVVIGAGEMSELACKHLLNAKAKVLILNRDLEKVKKLCEELGENAKFESIANLKEVLNSYEVFFSATNAPHAIIIDELLEEKEYTRYFFDIAVPRDIDIKSNDKTIVYAVDDLEEVVRKNLTLREHQAQIAYSIVGNMTNEFFKHLSKLATLPLVKQLRLQANQIAQIQLQKAIKKGYLKNSNHEEAKKLINQVLNAFLHNPSVNLKKLSGTMQNDVVINSMRYVFDLKNENLEGLNSYKCEFSLENHDEI; this is encoded by the coding sequence ATGTATTATTGTATAAGTTTTACACACAAAAATACCGATATTTCAACAAGAGAAAAGCTTTCTTTTTCAAATGAAGATAAAAAAAGAGAATTTTTAAGGCTAATTCATTCTAATAATAAAATTTTAGAAAGTTTAGTTTTAAGCACCTGTAATAGAGTGGAAATTTTTCTTTTTTTAGGAGATAGTGAAGGTATTAATGAGTATATTTTAAATGCACTTTGTTTATTGTGTAATGTCAATAAAGACGATTTAAGCTCAAAAGCTGATTTTTACGAAGATAGCGGAGCTATCCATCATCTTTTTTCTGTAGCTAGTTCTTTAGATAGTTTAGTTATAGGAGAAACTCAAATCGCAGGGCAATTAAAAGATGCTTATAAATTTAGCTTACAAGAGCAAAGATGTGGCGTAAATATCACTAGAGCTGTCCATTATGCTTTTAAGTGTGCAGCAAATGTAAGAAATCAAACAGAAATTTCAAAAAATCCTATTTCAGTAGCTTCAGTAGCTGTTTCAAAAGCAAAAGAATTAATCAATTTAGAAGGTAAAACCGCTGTTGTAATTGGTGCCGGTGAGATGAGTGAGCTAGCCTGTAAGCATTTGCTAAATGCTAAAGCTAAAGTATTGATTTTAAATAGAGATTTAGAAAAAGTAAAAAAACTTTGTGAAGAATTAGGAGAAAATGCTAAATTTGAAAGTATAGCTAATTTAAAAGAAGTATTAAATTCATATGAAGTCTTTTTTTCGGCTACAAATGCTCCACATGCTATTATTATTGATGAATTATTAGAAGAAAAAGAATACACAAGATATTTTTTTGATATAGCTGTTCCAAGGGATATAGATATCAAATCTAATGATAAAACCATAGTTTATGCTGTAGATGATCTTGAAGAAGTGGTAAGAAAAAATTTAACCCTTAGAGAGCATCAAGCCCAAATTGCTTATTCTATAGTTGGAAATATGACGAATGAATTTTTTAAACACTTAAGCAAACTTGCAACCTTACCTTTAGTCAAACAACTACGCTTACAAGCTAATCAAATAGCACAAATACAATTACAAAAAGCTATCAAAAAAGGCTATTTAAAAAATTCAAATCATGAAGAAGCAAAAAAGCTTATCAATCAAGTTTTAAACGCATTTTTACATAACCCTAGCGTGAATTTAAAAAAATTAAGCGGGACTATGCAAAATGATGTAGTGATTAATTCTATGCGTTATGTGTTTGATTTAAAAAATGAAAATTTAGAAGGTTTAAATTCTTATAAATGTGAATTTAGTTTGGAGAATCACGATGAAATTTAG
- the fliD gene encoding flagellar filament capping protein FliD — MAVGSLGSLGIGSGVLTSETLNKLKEAELNAQLKLYNSQIETNSTRQKDLAELEAKLLAFQTAVNSLGDASQFNTKKVSPSVSGDSAAADLKVDSLSDLKNMKVIVEQLAQKDVYQSNGFKDKTASVMQSLGIEGKDGKASFTITQDGKSYKIELDKSTTLTELSEKINAATGGKIEAKVVDTGDKQNPYRLVIQSTETGTQNNISFSGDEDLLDKMGWGIDKNSISAGGLFGFRPSGDNNEPDKIIGNTNLNGKILSSGDKKTSFTFVIKNGDNYDRYTVDIDENTTYESLAKDLREKSNGKIEFDPTKGTFRATNGGELSMLDGGYATDAEGNIDYNNYTRDPNAKKLLSEKFGITLDESTPQGYNVDAKNENHIQKGMDAVFSVDGVKMTRPTNTITDIGPGITLELKQKGEISFNVSQDTSAISESLNNLVTAYNDLMTNITAATKYDAEAGVKGNFVGVSEIYNIKAQVNEILLRTITVDGTITVGDSDTSEGMQVSSKVSLSLADYGLTLTDGLLTFDSSKFEAKFNEDPDLAERFFVGHNGFEDINLASEKVSGLYDESKPDGMVFEDGKFTITYNDQTIDLSKTKNGDPFTLTGKDDVEMAQNLVNHINSFGLEGLEASFQIVNEGQEGQKIQFNIKGTTGSDLEIGGDKDFLKKFGLHPQTIYSEYKEETGTFGVLKNTMKEMMSSDGSFGGYKASLTKEAKNLEETTKTTKEFIESKYDTMWSRWAAYDSIISRLNNQASVIANMINQANNSQNS; from the coding sequence ATGGCTGTAGGTAGTTTAGGTAGTTTAGGTATAGGTTCAGGTGTTTTAACAAGCGAAACATTAAACAAACTTAAAGAAGCAGAGTTAAACGCTCAATTAAAACTATACAATTCACAAATTGAAACAAATTCTACAAGACAAAAAGACTTAGCAGAATTAGAAGCAAAACTTCTAGCTTTTCAAACTGCAGTAAATAGTCTTGGTGATGCTTCGCAATTTAATACCAAAAAAGTTTCTCCTAGTGTAAGTGGCGATAGTGCTGCGGCTGATTTGAAGGTGGATTCTTTATCAGATTTAAAAAATATGAAAGTCATCGTTGAGCAGCTTGCTCAAAAAGATGTGTACCAAAGCAATGGTTTTAAAGACAAAACTGCTTCTGTTATGCAAAGTTTAGGTATAGAAGGTAAAGATGGTAAAGCTTCTTTTACCATAACTCAAGATGGTAAGTCTTATAAAATCGAACTAGATAAAAGCACAACTTTAACTGAACTTAGTGAAAAAATCAATGCTGCTACAGGTGGTAAGATAGAAGCTAAAGTAGTAGATACTGGAGATAAACAAAATCCTTATCGTTTAGTTATACAAAGTACTGAAACAGGCACGCAAAATAATATCTCTTTTTCAGGAGATGAAGATCTTTTAGATAAAATGGGTTGGGGTATTGATAAAAATAGTATAAGTGCTGGAGGTTTGTTTGGTTTTAGACCAAGTGGAGATAATAATGAACCTGATAAAATTATTGGAAATACTAATTTAAATGGTAAAATATTAAGTTCTGGAGATAAAAAGACTTCCTTTACTTTTGTAATTAAAAATGGAGATAATTACGATAGATATACTGTAGATATAGATGAAAATACTACTTATGAAAGTTTAGCTAAAGATTTAAGAGAAAAAAGCAATGGTAAAATAGAGTTTGATCCTACAAAAGGAACCTTTAGAGCTACCAATGGCGGTGAATTAAGCATGCTTGATGGTGGTTATGCTACCGATGCAGAAGGAAATATAGATTATAACAACTATACACGAGATCCTAATGCTAAAAAATTACTTAGTGAAAAATTTGGTATTACTTTAGATGAAAGCACTCCACAGGGTTATAATGTAGATGCTAAAAATGAAAACCATATACAAAAAGGTATGGATGCAGTATTTAGTGTAGATGGTGTAAAAATGACTAGACCAACTAACACCATTACAGATATAGGACCAGGCATAACCTTAGAGCTAAAACAAAAAGGTGAAATCAGCTTTAATGTAAGTCAAGATACTTCAGCTATATCAGAATCTTTAAACAACCTAGTAACAGCTTATAATGACTTAATGACAAATATCACAGCTGCTACTAAATACGATGCTGAAGCAGGAGTAAAAGGAAATTTCGTAGGAGTTAGTGAAATATATAATATCAAAGCTCAAGTAAATGAAATTTTACTTAGAACCATCACAGTAGATGGAACCATCACAGTAGGAGATAGCGATACTTCTGAAGGTATGCAAGTATCTTCTAAAGTAAGCTTGTCTTTAGCTGATTATGGTTTGACCTTAACCGATGGACTTTTAACTTTTGACTCATCTAAATTTGAAGCTAAATTTAATGAAGATCCAGATTTAGCTGAAAGATTTTTTGTAGGTCATAATGGATTTGAAGATATAAATTTAGCTAGTGAAAAAGTTAGTGGTTTATATGATGAAAGTAAGCCTGATGGAATGGTATTTGAAGATGGTAAATTTACCATTACTTATAATGATCAAACTATAGATTTATCTAAAACCAAAAATGGAGATCCTTTTACCTTAACAGGAAAAGATGATGTGGAAATGGCTCAGAATTTGGTCAATCATATCAATAGTTTTGGTCTAGAAGGATTAGAAGCTAGTTTTCAAATCGTAAATGAAGGCCAAGAGGGTCAAAAAATCCAATTTAACATCAAAGGAACCACAGGAAGCGATTTAGAAATAGGTGGAGATAAAGATTTTCTTAAAAAATTTGGCTTACATCCTCAAACTATATATTCAGAATACAAAGAAGAAACAGGAACTTTTGGTGTATTAAAAAACACTATGAAAGAAATGATGAGTTCTGATGGATCTTTTGGAGGTTATAAAGCATCTTTAACCAAAGAAGCAAAAAATCTTGAAGAAACCACAAAAACCACAAAAGAATTTATAGAAAGTAAATACGATACTATGTGGTCAAGATGGGCAGCATATGATAGTATCATCTCAAGATTAAACAATCAAGCAAGTGTAATTGCAAATATGATTAACCAAGCTAACAATAGTCAAAATTCTTAA
- a CDS encoding menaquinone biosynthesis decarboxylase produces the protein MQKFINILKENNLLKIIDEPVDVELEMAHLAYIEVKKEDSKALLFTNAVKNGKKYDYPVLLNTFCNEKALNLAFTRPYEEVAKEISSLLKMHIPQSFGAKLDFFKTLIGLKNIPPKRIKKDGEFTYKSLNSLYDIPILKTWEKDAAPFITMGQVYTQSIDGKQNNLGMYRLQVIDEKTLLMHWQIHKDASHFFHEYKKNNQKMPVSIAIGGDPLYIWCGQAPLPKGIFELLLYGFIKKKPAILSKCKSNDLYVPYDSDFVIEGFVDPNKFLPEGPFGDHTGFYTPIEPCPVLKIEKIFAKKNAIYQATVVGKPPLEDKYMGLGTERVFLPLLQTSAPDLIDYNMPENGVFHNLILAKIEAKYPAHAKQLMHTFWGVGQMSFVKHAIFVGEDAPDLKDYENLIPYILNRFDESNLLISEGICDQLDHASNTYCFGGKAGLDACTDIKVKNIEKISDENLLDLFKNTEKTIVNLKQYYLDTYAPICVIAIDKKEKISHIFEKLQIHKKHFRILVFLDIDANLTNPYMLLWRVVNNIDAQRDIFIKKDCVGIDASAKGKLEDYHKEWPLMTNCSKEVIDRLISKKLLEDDEKLFKKFEIF, from the coding sequence ATGCAAAAATTTATCAATATTTTAAAAGAAAATAATTTATTAAAAATCATTGATGAGCCAGTAGATGTAGAACTTGAAATGGCACATCTAGCTTATATAGAAGTGAAAAAAGAAGACTCTAAAGCTTTGCTTTTTACTAATGCGGTAAAAAATGGTAAAAAATATGATTATCCTGTGCTTTTAAACACTTTTTGCAATGAAAAAGCTCTAAATTTAGCCTTTACAAGACCTTATGAAGAAGTAGCTAAAGAAATTTCTTCTTTATTAAAAATGCATATTCCACAAAGTTTTGGCGCTAAGCTTGATTTTTTTAAAACCTTAATAGGACTTAAAAACATACCACCAAAAAGAATTAAAAAAGATGGAGAATTTACCTATAAAAGTTTAAATTCTTTATATGATATTCCTATTTTAAAAACATGGGAAAAAGATGCAGCTCCTTTTATAACTATGGGGCAAGTTTATACTCAAAGCATTGATGGAAAGCAAAATAATCTTGGTATGTATCGTTTGCAAGTAATAGATGAAAAAACCTTGCTAATGCATTGGCAAATTCACAAAGATGCTAGTCATTTCTTCCATGAATACAAAAAAAATAATCAAAAAATGCCAGTAAGCATAGCCATAGGAGGAGATCCTTTATATATATGGTGCGGTCAAGCTCCTTTGCCTAAAGGTATTTTTGAACTTTTACTTTATGGTTTCATCAAAAAAAAGCCCGCTATTTTATCAAAATGTAAAAGCAATGATTTGTATGTGCCTTATGATAGTGATTTTGTCATAGAAGGCTTTGTTGATCCAAATAAATTTTTACCAGAAGGTCCTTTTGGAGATCATACAGGTTTTTATACACCCATAGAGCCATGTCCAGTTTTAAAAATAGAAAAGATTTTTGCAAAGAAAAATGCCATTTATCAAGCCACAGTGGTTGGAAAACCTCCTTTAGAAGATAAATACATGGGGCTTGGAACTGAAAGAGTATTTTTACCATTATTGCAAACTAGTGCTCCTGATTTGATTGATTATAATATGCCTGAAAATGGAGTATTTCACAATCTTATCTTAGCAAAGATAGAAGCCAAATACCCAGCCCATGCAAAACAGCTCATGCATACTTTTTGGGGAGTAGGGCAAATGAGCTTTGTCAAACATGCGATTTTTGTAGGCGAAGATGCTCCTGATTTAAAAGATTATGAAAATTTAATCCCTTATATATTAAATCGTTTTGATGAGTCTAATTTGCTAATTAGCGAAGGAATTTGTGATCAACTCGATCATGCCTCAAACACATATTGTTTTGGTGGTAAAGCAGGACTTGATGCTTGCACAGATATAAAAGTAAAAAATATTGAAAAAATTTCAGATGAAAATTTACTTGATCTTTTTAAAAATACAGAAAAAACCATTGTAAATTTAAAACAATACTACTTAGACACCTACGCTCCAATCTGCGTAATAGCCATAGATAAAAAAGAAAAAATTTCACATATCTTTGAAAAATTACAAATTCATAAAAAGCATTTTAGAATTTTAGTTTTTCTTGATATCGATGCAAATTTAACTAACCCTTATATGCTTCTTTGGCGTGTAGTAAATAATATCGATGCTCAAAGAGATATTTTTATAAAAAAAGATTGCGTTGGTATTGATGCTAGTGCTAAAGGAAAACTTGAAGATTATCATAAAGAATGGCCTTTGATGACAAATTGCTCTAAAGAAGTCATAGACAGATTAATCTCTAAAAAATTACTAGAAGATGATGAAAAATTATTCAAAAAATTTGAAATTTTTTAA
- a CDS encoding polyprenyl synthetase family protein translates to MQEIDLYMHNFLSELSYEPIMDMTSGLKGGKKLRSKLLLKISGENQVSYKICAIIELIHNASLLHDDVIDEANLRRGVKSINAQFGAKNAIMLGDILYSKAFYELSLIDSKLAQIISNAVVKLSIGELMDVNLSQNFNTNQQAYLQMIYNKTAVLIETSARCGAILANLNEDDFAQYGKNLGLAFQIVDDILDIIGDEKTLGKPAMSDFKEGKTTLAYMYLYEKLNNDEKEILKSYYKKELDQKEISWIKHKMQEYQILNLVNIELKNYANNALKAIEKYKMKDLEEIITSMIERDF, encoded by the coding sequence GTGCAAGAAATAGATCTTTATATGCATAATTTTTTATCTGAATTGTCTTATGAGCCTATTATGGATATGACTAGTGGACTAAAGGGCGGAAAAAAACTTAGATCAAAACTTCTTTTAAAAATATCTGGAGAAAACCAAGTAAGCTATAAAATTTGTGCCATTATTGAATTAATCCATAATGCTAGTTTATTACATGATGATGTTATTGATGAAGCAAATTTAAGAAGAGGGGTAAAATCGATTAATGCTCAATTTGGAGCAAAAAATGCCATTATGCTTGGAGATATTTTATATTCTAAAGCATTTTATGAACTTTCCTTAATTGATTCTAAATTAGCACAAATTATTTCTAATGCGGTAGTTAAACTTTCAATTGGTGAGCTAATGGATGTAAATTTATCACAAAATTTTAACACCAATCAGCAAGCTTATTTGCAAATGATTTATAACAAAACAGCAGTTTTAATCGAAACTAGTGCAAGATGTGGTGCGATTTTAGCAAATTTAAACGAAGATGATTTTGCACAATATGGAAAAAATTTAGGATTGGCTTTTCAAATTGTTGATGATATATTAGATATTATTGGAGATGAAAAAACTCTAGGAAAACCTGCTATGAGTGATTTTAAAGAAGGTAAAACCACTCTTGCTTATATGTATTTATATGAAAAGTTAAACAATGATGAAAAAGAAATATTAAAGTCTTATTATAAAAAAGAATTAGATCAAAAAGAAATCTCTTGGATTAAACATAAAATGCAAGAATATCAAATTCTAAATTTAGTCAATATAGAATTAAAAAACTACGCAAACAACGCCTTAAAAGCTATAGAAAAATATAAAATGAAAGATTTAGAAGAAATTATCACTAGTATGATCGAAAGGGATTTTTGA
- a CDS encoding FxsA family protein, producing MMLKANLSVFLILELITSIIFIASFGFLNFFMIVFASMFLGAIFLAKTWTNLITMQNTNTNFFGMIKLFSLTIVGILLLIPGILSTFLGILLLFFIIILKLFINQKEKTSYSKNNEDEIIDVEIIGDNKK from the coding sequence ATGATGTTAAAAGCAAATTTAAGTGTATTTTTGATTTTAGAATTAATCACAAGTATTATATTTATAGCTAGTTTTGGTTTTTTGAATTTTTTTATGATAGTTTTTGCTAGTATGTTTTTAGGAGCTATTTTTTTAGCTAAAACTTGGACCAATCTCATCACTATGCAAAATACAAATACTAATTTTTTTGGTATGATAAAGCTTTTTTCTCTAACTATTGTTGGAATTTTACTTTTAATACCAGGAATTTTAAGCACTTTTTTAGGCATTTTGCTTTTATTTTTTATCATAATTTTAAAATTATTTATCAATCAAAAAGAAAAAACATCCTATTCAAAAAACAACGAAGATGAAATTATAGATGTAGAAATAATTGGAGATAACAAAAAATGA
- the hemC gene encoding hydroxymethylbilane synthase: MKLTIATRKSQLALWQSEYIKECLLKAHPHLEIVLEGFKTKGDVLLDSPLAKIGGKGLFTKELEESMLRKEAHLAVHSLKDVPSFFPQGLVLAAISKREEVNDAFLSQYYTHLQDLPKGAKVGTTSLRRRMQLLALRPDLNIISLRGNINSRLEKLKAKEFDAIILAFAGIKRLGLEKQIKFVKKFELDEMIPAASQGALGIESIDDEQILSLLKCLNDENAFIETHIERDFIKTLEGGCQVPIGINAKLSGDDIQIQAIVGLPDASKILKEKKIIKKQDYLNAGELLAKEMIAKGAKEILKEAESMI; encoded by the coding sequence ATGAAACTAACAATAGCTACAAGAAAAAGCCAACTTGCTTTATGGCAAAGCGAATATATAAAAGAATGCTTGTTAAAAGCTCATCCTCATTTAGAGATTGTTTTGGAAGGCTTTAAAACTAAAGGAGATGTTTTGCTTGATTCTCCTTTAGCTAAGATAGGAGGAAAAGGACTTTTTACCAAAGAATTAGAAGAAAGTATGCTAAGAAAAGAAGCGCATTTAGCTGTGCATAGTTTAAAAGATGTTCCTAGTTTTTTTCCGCAAGGTTTAGTTTTAGCTGCTATTTCAAAAAGAGAAGAAGTCAATGATGCATTTTTAAGCCAATATTACACTCACTTACAAGATCTTCCCAAAGGAGCCAAAGTAGGTACAACAAGCCTTAGAAGAAGAATGCAACTTTTAGCTTTAAGACCTGATTTAAACATCATTTCTTTAAGAGGTAATATCAATTCTCGTCTTGAAAAATTAAAAGCAAAAGAATTTGATGCTATTATTTTAGCATTTGCAGGGATTAAGCGTTTAGGCTTGGAAAAACAAATCAAATTTGTAAAAAAATTTGAACTTGATGAGATGATACCAGCTGCTTCACAAGGAGCTTTGGGTATAGAAAGCATTGATGATGAACAAATTTTAAGTTTATTAAAATGCCTAAATGATGAAAATGCTTTTATAGAAACACATATTGAAAGAGATTTTATAAAAACTTTAGAAGGTGGATGCCAAGTCCCAATAGGTATTAACGCTAAACTTAGCGGCGATGATATACAAATTCAAGCCATAGTAGGTTTACCTGATGCAAGTAAAATTCTCAAAGAAAAAAAAATTATCAAAAAACAAGACTACCTAAATGCAGGAGAACTTTTGGCAAAAGAGATGATTGCTAAAGGTGCAAAAGAAATTTTAAAAGAAGCAGAAAGTATGATATAA
- the fliS gene encoding flagellar export chaperone FliS has translation MINSAAYNAYSQNQTGVESQEKLIEMLYGGILRFASRIKLAIQNENIEERVYYVKRASAIFIELINCLDYDKGGEVAHYLSGLYTRQLQLLSLANIENNQARVDEVINVVKGLLEAWREVHQK, from the coding sequence ATGATAAATAGTGCAGCTTATAATGCATATTCGCAAAATCAAACTGGCGTAGAATCCCAAGAAAAACTTATAGAAATGCTATATGGTGGTATTTTACGCTTTGCGAGTAGAATTAAACTAGCTATACAAAATGAAAATATAGAAGAAAGAGTGTATTATGTAAAAAGAGCTAGTGCCATTTTTATCGAGTTAATTAATTGTCTTGATTATGATAAAGGTGGCGAAGTAGCTCATTATCTAAGTGGTTTATATACTAGACAATTACAACTACTTTCTTTAGCAAATATAGAAAATAACCAAGCAAGAGTAGATGAAGTTATCAATGTGGTAAAAGGTCTGCTTGAAGCTTGGAGAGAAGTGCATCAAAAATGA